Proteins encoded by one window of Halobaculum sp. MBLA0147:
- a CDS encoding NAD-dependent succinate-semialdehyde dehydrogenase, whose translation MFETHNPATAEALETYTTHDAEAVETRLAAAADAFDDWRDVSIEERTEAAAELATGLRERTDEFARLMTREMGKPITQARSEVEKCAWLCEYYAERAPEHLQDDRIGTEPGVKSFVTYEPLGPVLAIMPWNYPFWQVFRFAVPALTAGNVALLKHSPTTLGCGEAIADLFEDAGYPSACLQTLRVDTDRVSTVIEDARVAAVTLTGSTRAGRAVARQAGEQLKKTVLELGGSDPYIVLDDADVSAAAETGVLARTQNSGQSCIAAKRLFVHTDVYDQFREAFLDGMADLTVGDPTDEATDVGPQARGDLLEELHEQVTASVEAGATVALGGEPLDRPGHFYQPTVLTDVPRDCPATTEELFGPVATLVEVDSEAEAIRRANDTTYGLSASIWTTDRERGERVAREIDAGAAYVNELSKSDPRLPFGGIGDSGYGTELSEHGIKEFTNEKTIWIQ comes from the coding sequence ATGTTTGAGACACACAATCCGGCGACAGCTGAGGCACTGGAGACGTACACCACCCACGACGCCGAGGCCGTCGAGACTCGTCTCGCCGCGGCAGCCGACGCGTTCGACGACTGGCGCGATGTCAGTATCGAAGAGCGGACGGAGGCTGCCGCGGAGTTGGCGACGGGGCTCCGCGAGCGCACCGACGAGTTCGCGCGGCTCATGACCCGAGAGATGGGGAAGCCGATCACACAGGCGCGCTCGGAAGTCGAGAAGTGTGCGTGGCTGTGCGAGTACTACGCCGAGCGAGCCCCCGAACACCTGCAGGACGACCGCATCGGCACGGAACCCGGCGTCAAGTCGTTCGTGACCTACGAACCACTCGGCCCGGTGCTCGCGATCATGCCGTGGAACTACCCGTTCTGGCAGGTGTTCCGGTTCGCCGTCCCGGCACTCACGGCCGGTAACGTCGCCCTGCTGAAACACTCGCCGACGACACTCGGCTGCGGCGAGGCGATCGCCGACCTGTTCGAAGACGCTGGGTACCCGTCCGCGTGTCTCCAGACACTCCGTGTCGACACCGACCGCGTGTCGACCGTCATCGAAGACGCGCGCGTCGCCGCCGTGACACTGACTGGCTCGACACGCGCGGGTCGTGCCGTCGCCCGACAGGCCGGCGAGCAACTCAAGAAGACAGTTCTGGAACTCGGCGGCAGCGATCCGTACATCGTACTCGACGACGCCGACGTGTCGGCCGCCGCAGAGACGGGTGTCCTCGCGCGAACACAGAACTCGGGACAGTCCTGTATCGCCGCGAAGCGGCTCTTCGTCCACACGGACGTGTACGACCAGTTCCGCGAGGCGTTCCTCGACGGGATGGCAGACCTCACCGTCGGCGACCCGACAGACGAGGCCACCGACGTGGGACCACAGGCCCGTGGCGACCTCCTGGAGGAGCTGCACGAGCAGGTGACGGCCTCCGTCGAGGCCGGAGCGACGGTCGCACTGGGCGGCGAGCCACTGGACCGACCGGGACACTTCTACCAGCCGACGGTGCTCACGGACGTCCCTCGTGACTGTCCTGCGACGACCGAGGAACTGTTCGGCCCCGTCGCGACGCTCGTCGAAGTCGACTCCGAAGCAGAAGCCATCCGCCGAGCGAACGACACCACGTACGGCCTGAGCGCGTCGATCTGGACGACCGATCGAGAGCGTGGCGAACGCGTCGCCAGAGAGATCGACGCCGGGGCGGCGTACGTAAATGAGTTGTCGAAGTCCGATCCACGCCTCCCATTCGGGGGGATCGGCGACTCCGGGTACGGGACCGAACTGTCAGAACACGGTATCAAAGAGTTCACGAACGAAAAGACGATTTGGATCCAATGA
- a CDS encoding NrpR regulatory domain-containing protein, giving the protein MPRDDQRRHDILRLIRRHEPVGSIQLVRLLERRGYDIKDRTVRLELSTLDEDGLTEKVPGRGRRLTSAGRTTLQTGQVNRRVTHIRTRIAELTSQVTYDPVDDTGEVCTGAVYLADDDVAAALEQLRQLGETSFGPCLVTVETTQPDEPSDVRLLLPSSITLDGVLLAAGIDAELLTAGTVTYHELPTNEPDETDEQATSASGQPTSGTPEPTSDGGRREQSEGPDTEATQAAAPDPVQPPSETGFGEYVDVISGDGSSIDVVRLLIEAGYTDVTGVLDSKTGQVIADYREFPITRLEEGRDLADEIHRRLGGDFELHRPRDGAPLPFGGPDWEFCSITSVGASEVGTALLAERGLPVEWTTLHGTVPRGDLQPPSRATAEWTR; this is encoded by the coding sequence GTGCCACGTGACGACCAGCGGCGACACGATATTCTCCGTCTCATTCGCCGCCACGAGCCCGTCGGATCGATCCAACTCGTTCGACTCCTCGAACGTCGCGGCTACGACATCAAGGATCGGACGGTGCGACTCGAACTGTCCACACTCGACGAGGACGGCCTGACAGAGAAAGTGCCGGGCCGTGGCCGCCGTCTCACGTCTGCTGGTCGGACGACACTCCAGACGGGACAGGTGAACCGGCGGGTGACGCACATCCGGACGCGGATCGCGGAGTTGACGAGTCAGGTGACGTACGACCCCGTCGACGACACCGGTGAGGTGTGCACGGGGGCGGTGTATCTAGCCGACGACGACGTCGCCGCAGCGCTCGAACAGCTACGACAGTTGGGCGAGACATCGTTCGGCCCTTGTCTGGTGACGGTCGAGACGACCCAACCAGACGAGCCAAGTGACGTACGGCTCTTGCTCCCGTCGAGTATCACCCTCGACGGCGTACTACTCGCCGCAGGCATCGACGCCGAACTCCTGACTGCCGGGACTGTCACGTACCACGAGCTGCCGACGAACGAGCCCGACGAGACGGACGAGCAGGCGACGAGCGCGTCGGGACAGCCGACGAGTGGAACCCCCGAGCCGACGTCCGACGGGGGGCGTCGAGAACAGTCTGAGGGACCGGACACGGAGGCGACGCAGGCGGCGGCCCCGGATCCTGTCCAGCCACCCTCGGAGACGGGGTTCGGTGAGTACGTCGACGTGATCAGCGGTGACGGCTCGTCTATCGACGTCGTGCGACTCCTGATCGAGGCCGGTTACACCGACGTCACGGGCGTCCTCGACTCGAAGACGGGGCAGGTCATCGCGGACTACCGCGAGTTCCCGATCACACGACTAGAGGAGGGACGCGATCTCGCCGATGAGATCCACCGGCGACTCGGTGGTGACTTCGAACTGCACCGGCCGCGCGACGGAGCGCCACTCCCGTTCGGTGGCCCAGACTGGGAGTTCTGTTCGATCACGTCGGTTGGGGCCAGTGAGGTCGGGACGGCACTTCTCGCCGAGCGTGGACTTCCAGTCGAGTGGACGACACTACACGGAACCGTTCCGCGTGGCGATCTCCAACCCCCGAGTCGGGCTACAGCGGAGTGGACCAGGTGA
- a CDS encoding pyridoxamine 5'-phosphate oxidase family protein, whose product MSDGTPTDPRATARGILETERTCTLATASADAVPEAATVRFVATDKLNIYITTERPYQKYANLTENPRVAVVVDGEYNLQLEGTATELVGEDAAIVAREYTDKYGPSEYLNNDESVFFEITTHWARLLVDTEFPPSYEVVLGDGRADPHDAG is encoded by the coding sequence ATGAGCGACGGGACGCCAACCGACCCTCGTGCGACGGCACGGGGGATCCTCGAGACGGAGCGGACATGCACGCTCGCGACCGCCTCGGCGGACGCCGTGCCGGAGGCAGCGACCGTCCGATTCGTCGCAACCGACAAGTTGAATATCTACATCACGACGGAGCGACCGTACCAGAAGTACGCGAACCTGACGGAGAATCCACGTGTCGCCGTCGTCGTCGACGGCGAGTACAACCTCCAGTTGGAGGGCACCGCGACCGAGCTGGTCGGTGAGGACGCAGCAATCGTCGCTCGCGAGTACACCGACAAGTACGGACCCAGCGAGTACCTCAACAACGACGAGAGCGTCTTCTTCGAGATCACGACCCACTGGGCACGGCTCCTCGTCGACACGGAGTTCCCGCCGAGCTACGAGGTCGTCCTCGGAGACGGGCGAGCGGATCCGCACGACGCGGGGTAG
- a CDS encoding nucleoside-triphosphatase, with amino-acid sequence MPTNFLVTGPPRSGKTTVLQRVRERVTATAGGVLAPERRVDGERTGFDLVDVYTEDSVQMAHVDRESGPGVGKYRVDVPAVDRIASRAFSHAGVDYYLIDEIAPMEIHSDTFVRRVREVLDGDVPVVAAVHYRADTGFPAEVRNKSDATLFDLTDESVAAVTKDVVDSIATADSGGHE; translated from the coding sequence GTGCCGACGAACTTCCTCGTCACCGGTCCTCCGCGGAGTGGGAAGACGACCGTCCTCCAGCGAGTCCGAGAGCGGGTGACCGCCACGGCGGGTGGTGTCCTCGCACCGGAACGGCGTGTCGACGGCGAGCGAACGGGGTTCGATCTCGTCGACGTGTACACGGAGGACAGCGTCCAGATGGCGCACGTCGACCGGGAGAGTGGGCCCGGTGTCGGGAAGTACCGCGTCGACGTGCCCGCGGTCGACCGGATCGCGAGTCGAGCCTTCTCACACGCCGGCGTGGACTACTACCTGATCGACGAGATCGCACCGATGGAGATCCACAGCGACACGTTCGTCCGGCGCGTGCGCGAGGTGCTCGACGGTGACGTTCCCGTGGTCGCCGCCGTCCACTACCGGGCGGACACCGGGTTTCCGGCAGAAGTCCGGAACAAATCAGATGCGACCCTGTTCGATCTGACAGACGAGTCCGTCGCGGCGGTGACAAAAGACGTGGTGGACTCGATCGCGACGGCAGACTCCGGTGGTCACGAGTGA
- a CDS encoding agmatinase family protein codes for MTGDASRFDPGVELPYAGVETFLDAPLRDFYDRASTGDTDRTEDGLDAFDAAVTGIPYDGAVSNRPGARYGPRAIRRASGWIAYLSGYKGGVTNIRTREQVDFADLSLVDCGDVPVFPMDHDRTGESIAAHVGALAAETFPVVLGGDHSCTAPSFHGFAEGAGHDTVGLVQIDAHSDTSTESPIFGESFHGSSTAEVATGPYSDYSHVSQVGIRGYEAPEFFEFADDTGLNVHPITEVEDRGITSVVEEAISEAAAETDAVYVTFDVDAVDPSVAPGTGTPEPGGLDAHQALATMELLGAHDAVGAVDLMEVAPTSDPTSGTANLAAALLVTLLERQFATTDV; via the coding sequence ATGACCGGGGATGCGAGCAGATTCGACCCGGGCGTCGAGCTCCCGTACGCCGGCGTCGAGACGTTTCTCGATGCCCCACTCCGCGACTTCTACGACCGCGCGTCGACGGGTGACACGGACCGGACGGAGGACGGACTCGACGCGTTCGACGCCGCCGTGACGGGAATCCCGTACGACGGGGCCGTGAGTAACCGCCCTGGCGCGCGGTACGGCCCGCGGGCAATCAGGCGGGCGAGTGGGTGGATCGCCTACCTCTCCGGGTACAAAGGCGGTGTCACGAACATTCGGACGCGAGAGCAGGTCGACTTCGCCGACCTGTCGCTCGTCGACTGTGGTGACGTTCCCGTGTTCCCGATGGATCACGACCGAACTGGCGAGAGTATCGCCGCCCACGTCGGCGCGCTCGCCGCCGAGACGTTCCCCGTCGTCTTGGGCGGTGACCACTCCTGTACGGCGCCGTCGTTCCACGGGTTCGCCGAGGGTGCCGGACACGACACTGTAGGGCTCGTCCAGATCGACGCCCACTCGGACACGAGTACCGAGAGCCCAATCTTCGGCGAGTCCTTCCACGGGTCGAGTACCGCGGAAGTGGCCACGGGACCGTACAGCGACTACAGCCACGTCAGCCAGGTCGGAATCAGGGGCTACGAGGCACCCGAGTTCTTCGAGTTCGCGGACGACACTGGTCTCAACGTCCACCCGATCACCGAAGTCGAGGATCGCGGGATCACCTCCGTCGTCGAAGAGGCGATCTCCGAGGCCGCCGCCGAGACGGACGCCGTGTACGTCACCTTCGATGTCGACGCCGTCGACCCGAGTGTCGCGCCGGGGACGGGCACACCGGAACCGGGTGGCCTTGACGCACACCAAGCGCTCGCGACGATGGAACTCCTCGGGGCGCACGACGCCGTCGGTGCCGTCGATCTGATGGAGGTCGCACCGACGAGTGATCCGACCAGTGGGACCGCGAACCTCGCGGCAGCGCTCTTAGTGACACTCCTAGAACGTCAGTTCGCGACTACCGATGTTTGA
- a CDS encoding aspartate aminotransferase family protein: protein MSQQTSRNQEIIDGYDEYVMPIWKELNVPVKRASGCTVEDFDGNEYLDVFSGISVTNVGHNNERVVEAAKDQLDEFVHGCSYVHPNGPVAELGQRLAEITPGDLQKSFFCNSGTEAVEGAIKLARKHTGNKEVLALEMAFHGRTLGSLALTGNKSYKSEMAPTINDVAHVAPPYAYRCQMCDGGPCSCACADDVERVIGTHTAGDLAAVVVEPVMGEGGIIVPPKEWLQRVKEITHDHGGLLIVDEVQAGYGRTGEMFATEHFDVVPDIMPQAKGIANGLPLGAFTASAEVADSFEAGDHLSTFGGNPVACAAALATIDELEDGLVEHVREEGEWLSDRLAEIEADFDVVGDTRGLGLMQGVEMVHPDGDTGPMDVAPEPNAKLAKHIAHHLRDNGVIMGVGGYHGNVMRFQPPLTIERDQLETAVEGLRDALTAHT from the coding sequence ATGTCACAGCAAACATCTCGGAATCAGGAAATCATCGATGGGTACGACGAGTACGTCATGCCCATCTGGAAGGAGTTGAACGTACCAGTCAAACGGGCCTCTGGGTGTACCGTCGAGGACTTCGACGGGAACGAGTACTTGGACGTCTTCTCGGGAATCTCCGTCACGAACGTCGGCCACAACAACGAGCGGGTCGTCGAGGCGGCGAAAGACCAACTCGACGAGTTCGTCCACGGGTGTTCGTACGTCCACCCGAACGGGCCGGTGGCGGAACTGGGACAGCGACTGGCAGAGATCACACCTGGCGACCTCCAGAAGTCGTTCTTCTGTAACTCCGGCACGGAGGCCGTCGAGGGGGCGATCAAGCTGGCTCGCAAACACACCGGGAACAAGGAGGTACTCGCCCTCGAGATGGCGTTCCACGGCCGGACACTGGGATCGCTCGCGCTCACGGGGAACAAGTCGTACAAGAGCGAGATGGCCCCGACGATCAACGACGTCGCGCACGTCGCCCCACCGTACGCCTACCGGTGTCAGATGTGTGACGGTGGCCCGTGTTCGTGTGCCTGTGCAGACGATGTCGAACGCGTGATCGGAACGCACACCGCAGGTGATCTGGCCGCGGTCGTCGTCGAGCCGGTGATGGGAGAGGGCGGCATCATCGTGCCGCCCAAGGAGTGGCTGCAACGGGTAAAAGAGATCACTCACGACCACGGTGGACTGCTCATCGTCGACGAGGTGCAGGCCGGCTACGGTCGAACGGGCGAGATGTTCGCGACAGAACACTTCGACGTCGTTCCAGACATCATGCCCCAGGCGAAGGGAATCGCCAACGGCCTCCCGTTGGGTGCGTTCACTGCCTCGGCAGAGGTGGCCGACTCGTTCGAGGCCGGGGATCACCTCTCGACGTTCGGCGGGAATCCCGTCGCGTGTGCCGCGGCGCTCGCGACCATCGACGAACTCGAAGACGGCCTCGTTGAGCACGTCCGCGAGGAGGGTGAGTGGTTGTCGGACCGACTCGCCGAGATCGAGGCCGACTTCGACGTGGTCGGAGACACGCGCGGCCTCGGTCTGATGCAGGGTGTGGAGATGGTCCACCCGGACGGCGACACGGGCCCGATGGACGTGGCACCAGAACCGAACGCGAAGCTGGCGAAACACATCGCTCACCACCTCCGCGACAACGGTGTCATCATGGGCGTGGGCGGGTACCACGGCAACGTGATGCGGTTCCAGCCACCGTTGACCATCGAACGAGACCAGCTGGAGACCGCCGTCGAGGGCCTCCGAGACGCACTCACTGCTCACACATGA
- a CDS encoding sodium:solute symporter: MVGQLGGYGLLAGWGIGMLALSYFVFKRQGVTDTSEFITAGGRAQLGLTTASFAVTWMWAGDILGVPQYVGITGVAGVWMYAGPAVLSSFVVIPFALRMRELFPQGLTYSEYFIERFGDYAHLAVITVILYTMVLGGVIQLFVGGTVIGGLAGIDPNIVMAILMGVIGVYILVGGLWSSMTTDFVQFVSAIILTLVFVPLLMFEVGGPGVVYDNMVANLGDQSSSFLSMANTNFIEALFLPYALGLGVWGVVSLATWQRVFAVRRDKTSRFLTIGGIGVFTTIAMYSVIGFVGLSQFTDVAPGDLSVEALGLLPNWAAFVFLGVALMVLGSSVDSYLTAIASLTSRDIYYRHVNQDASDDQQLRVARGASLFFAAVIFGATVFALGTVSFVQLLLIGGIGATALVGPFALSLFWPKTSEQGFVSGVVVSQLVTAYLLMANYGVVFSTPSLKLWEIMAIGHLVSTTVTAVLSGVSPDEFEFDTIAQEPAAADGGVRTDGGDAATSDGPDAAEQPETGGDER, encoded by the coding sequence ATGGTCGGACAACTCGGCGGATACGGCTTACTCGCGGGATGGGGTATCGGCATGCTGGCGCTCAGCTACTTCGTGTTCAAACGGCAGGGAGTGACCGACACGTCGGAGTTCATCACCGCCGGAGGACGCGCACAACTGGGGCTCACGACCGCCTCGTTCGCCGTGACGTGGATGTGGGCCGGAGACATTCTGGGCGTCCCACAGTACGTCGGGATCACGGGAGTCGCCGGCGTCTGGATGTACGCGGGGCCAGCGGTGTTGTCGTCGTTCGTCGTCATCCCGTTCGCGTTGCGGATGCGCGAACTGTTCCCACAGGGACTGACGTACTCGGAGTACTTCATCGAGCGCTTCGGCGACTACGCACACCTCGCGGTCATCACTGTCATCCTATACACGATGGTACTGGGCGGTGTGATCCAGTTGTTCGTCGGTGGAACGGTGATCGGCGGACTGGCAGGAATCGATCCGAACATCGTCATGGCGATCCTGATGGGTGTGATCGGCGTGTACATCCTCGTCGGCGGCCTCTGGAGTTCCATGACGACGGACTTCGTCCAGTTCGTGAGTGCGATCATCCTCACCCTGGTGTTCGTGCCGCTGCTGATGTTCGAGGTCGGCGGACCGGGTGTCGTCTACGACAACATGGTGGCGAACCTGGGCGACCAGTCCAGTTCGTTCCTCTCGATGGCCAACACGAACTTCATTGAGGCGTTGTTCCTCCCCTACGCCCTCGGGCTGGGTGTCTGGGGAGTCGTCTCGCTGGCGACGTGGCAGCGGGTCTTCGCCGTCCGGCGGGACAAGACGTCACGGTTCCTCACTATCGGTGGGATCGGCGTGTTCACCACCATCGCGATGTACTCCGTCATCGGGTTCGTGGGGCTCTCGCAGTTCACCGACGTGGCGCCCGGCGACCTCTCGGTCGAGGCGCTCGGCCTGCTGCCGAACTGGGCCGCGTTCGTCTTCCTCGGTGTGGCGCTGATGGTGTTGGGCTCCTCGGTGGATTCGTACCTCACGGCCATCGCTAGCCTCACGTCTCGTGACATCTACTACCGTCACGTCAACCAGGACGCTTCCGACGACCAGCAGTTGCGGGTGGCCCGTGGTGCGTCGCTCTTCTTCGCGGCTGTGATCTTCGGTGCGACCGTGTTCGCACTCGGGACGGTCAGCTTCGTCCAGTTGCTGTTGATCGGTGGGATCGGCGCGACGGCACTCGTCGGCCCGTTCGCACTCTCGCTGTTCTGGCCGAAGACGTCGGAACAGGGCTTCGTCAGTGGCGTGGTCGTCTCACAGCTGGTCACGGCGTATCTCCTGATGGCGAATTACGGCGTCGTGTTCTCTACCCCCTCGCTGAAGCTCTGGGAGATCATGGCGATCGGGCACCTCGTCTCGACGACGGTCACCGCCGTCCTCTCCGGCGTCTCGCCGGACGAGTTCGAGTTCGACACGATCGCACAGGAACCGGCAGCAGCTGACGGCGGTGTCCGGACTGACGGCGGCGACGCGGCGACCTCCGATGGCCCAGATGCGGCGGAACAGCCCGAAACCGGGGGTGACGAGCGATGA
- a CDS encoding acyl-CoA dehydrogenase family protein encodes MDLLSRSLVPEEAHETKRRARAFADETILPVAAEYDTSGEYPSDVVGAAQEADLAGQYVPAAYGGEDWSLAERLAVVEEFFRADGGIGLALQLVDFGAKVVTMYGTDDQKERLLPPVAAGETITGLAATEPRGGSDLARMETTARREGDEYVLDGEKYWTSNGVVADWIVVYARTGEESGHDGYSLFVVPTDDPGYDAEPITEKMGLRGSQQARVELDGVRVPVANRLGEEGQGFYNLARFFNYGRIAVAGHGIGLAAAAIEEAWAYVHDRELYDAAVADNQTVQHRLVEMREQFEAARALTWTACEHVAAGENPAFWASLAKARATRTAERVAREATQLHGGEGLRTETRVNRVFRDAKYPSVYEGPNAVQRDIAYGHWPDA; translated from the coding sequence ATGGATCTACTCTCACGGAGTCTGGTCCCGGAGGAAGCCCACGAGACGAAGCGTCGGGCGAGAGCGTTCGCCGACGAGACGATCCTCCCCGTGGCTGCCGAGTACGACACCAGCGGCGAGTACCCGTCCGATGTCGTCGGGGCCGCACAGGAAGCCGACCTAGCGGGCCAGTACGTCCCCGCCGCGTACGGCGGTGAGGACTGGTCCCTGGCCGAGCGGTTGGCGGTCGTCGAGGAGTTCTTCCGTGCTGACGGGGGGATCGGACTCGCGCTTCAGCTCGTCGACTTCGGTGCGAAAGTGGTGACGATGTACGGCACCGACGACCAGAAAGAGCGACTGCTCCCACCCGTCGCGGCTGGCGAGACGATCACCGGGTTGGCGGCGACGGAGCCACGTGGCGGGTCGGACCTCGCGCGGATGGAGACGACTGCGCGTCGCGAGGGCGACGAGTACGTTCTCGACGGCGAGAAGTACTGGACGAGCAACGGCGTCGTGGCCGACTGGATCGTCGTCTACGCCCGGACGGGTGAGGAGTCGGGCCACGACGGCTACTCGCTGTTCGTCGTACCGACCGACGATCCGGGGTACGACGCCGAGCCGATCACGGAGAAGATGGGACTGCGTGGCAGCCAGCAGGCTCGTGTCGAACTCGACGGAGTCCGTGTACCGGTCGCGAACCGCCTCGGCGAGGAGGGACAGGGGTTCTACAACTTGGCGCGGTTCTTCAACTACGGCCGGATCGCCGTCGCGGGCCACGGCATCGGACTCGCCGCCGCGGCGATCGAGGAGGCGTGGGCGTACGTCCACGACCGCGAGTTGTACGACGCGGCGGTCGCCGACAACCAGACCGTCCAACACAGACTCGTCGAGATGCGTGAACAGTTCGAGGCGGCGCGGGCGCTCACGTGGACGGCCTGTGAACACGTCGCCGCCGGAGAGAATCCGGCGTTCTGGGCGAGTCTCGCGAAGGCGAGAGCGACCCGGACGGCAGAGCGCGTCGCTCGCGAGGCGACACAGCTCCACGGTGGCGAGGGACTCCGCACCGAGACCCGCGTGAACCGCGTGTTCCGGGACGCGAAGTACCCCAGCGTCTACGAAGGCCCGAACGCCGTCCAGCGTGACATCGCGTACGGCCACTGGCCGGACGCGTAG
- a CDS encoding cyclase family protein, with the protein MIDLTHPIETGMQTFPDDPPVEVTQAASVNDDGYGVEAVELGSHTGTHVDAPAHVFADGQTIDEYDVDRFVFDAVRVDCRDYTSRDAVGPEQIPRVDCDCVILHTGWDRHWGTDEYLDHPYLSPEAARVCRDRGFAVASDTLNPDPTPTPAATTDEPDGFPVHDILLGDDLLIVENLTNLAATPRRLTLLASPLALTGDGAPVRAVGVTENDPIHSTVDHTTDEP; encoded by the coding sequence GTGATCGATCTCACGCACCCGATCGAGACAGGGATGCAGACGTTTCCAGACGACCCTCCGGTCGAGGTCACGCAAGCGGCGTCGGTCAACGACGACGGGTACGGCGTCGAGGCGGTGGAACTCGGCAGCCACACCGGGACACACGTCGACGCGCCGGCACACGTGTTCGCGGACGGGCAGACGATCGACGAGTACGACGTGGACCGGTTCGTGTTCGACGCCGTCCGGGTCGACTGCCGAGACTACACGTCACGAGACGCGGTCGGTCCAGAGCAGATCCCACGGGTGGACTGTGACTGCGTGATTCTCCACACTGGGTGGGACCGACACTGGGGAACGGACGAGTACCTCGATCATCCGTATCTGTCCCCGGAAGCGGCGAGGGTGTGTCGGGATCGTGGATTCGCGGTGGCGTCCGACACCCTCAATCCGGACCCGACACCGACACCGGCCGCAACCACCGACGAGCCGGACGGATTTCCGGTGCACGACATTCTACTCGGGGATGATCTACTCATCGTCGAGAACCTCACGAACCTCGCTGCCACGCCACGGCGGCTGACGCTTCTCGCGTCTCCGCTCGCACTCACCGGTGACGGCGCACCGGTACGGGCGGTCGGGGTCACGGAAAACGACCCGATCCACTCGACGGTCGACCACACGACTGACGAACCGTGA
- a CDS encoding methyl-accepting chemotaxis protein, with protein sequence MTGTGTRQTVLADGDGTVEQLREYVLPELDDLRRAVTEVSETTDEVIEDAREQSKLFASVAEEIDTLSEKTEEIATTAAEVDEISSETASLAQEGGEAASTVRERINVIDDARSDVEAQFDRLETTVEEINDAAGVIDEIADQTNMLALNASIEAARAGDGSSDGFEVVADEVKALAERVSDEASEITGLTEEIANRVEETRDSLDQASSEIKAGVSDVEETAAILDDISESADQASDGITEVATATDEQATVTDRVRGEMTTAAELSNDVTSNVESISASNDFLVALLDETQARTESVIDPEGKPPAEIGIDNRG encoded by the coding sequence GTGACGGGTACGGGTACGCGGCAGACGGTACTCGCGGACGGCGACGGCACGGTCGAGCAACTCCGCGAGTACGTTCTCCCGGAGTTAGACGACCTCCGGCGTGCCGTGACGGAGGTCAGTGAGACGACAGACGAAGTCATCGAGGACGCCCGAGAGCAGTCGAAGCTCTTCGCGTCCGTCGCAGAAGAGATCGACACGCTCTCCGAGAAGACCGAAGAGATCGCGACGACGGCAGCCGAAGTCGACGAGATCAGTTCCGAGACGGCCTCACTGGCACAGGAGGGCGGGGAGGCTGCGTCGACGGTTCGTGAACGGATCAACGTCATCGACGACGCCCGGTCAGACGTCGAAGCCCAGTTCGATCGGCTGGAGACCACCGTCGAGGAGATCAACGACGCTGCCGGCGTCATCGACGAGATCGCAGACCAGACCAACATGCTCGCGCTGAACGCGTCGATCGAGGCGGCCCGCGCGGGTGACGGGTCGTCGGACGGGTTCGAAGTCGTCGCCGACGAGGTCAAAGCACTCGCCGAGCGTGTGAGTGACGAGGCAAGTGAAATAACGGGACTCACCGAAGAGATTGCGAATCGAGTCGAAGAGACACGCGACAGTCTCGACCAAGCGAGTTCGGAGATCAAGGCGGGTGTCTCCGACGTAGAAGAGACGGCCGCGATACTCGACGATATCTCCGAAAGTGCTGATCAAGCATCGGATGGTATCACTGAGGTAGCCACCGCCACCGACGAACAGGCGACCGTCACTGATCGCGTGAGAGGCGAGATGACCACGGCGGCAGAGTTGTCCAACGACGTGACGAGCAACGTAGAGAGTATCTCCGCGTCGAACGACTTCCTCGTAGCGTTGTTGGACGAGACACAGGCACGGACCGAGTCGGTGATCGATCCGGAAGGGAAGCCACCGGCAGAGATCGGTATCGACAACCGAGGATAG